One Filimonas effusa genomic window carries:
- a CDS encoding DUF4134 domain-containing protein, producing the protein MKVCVVNCFEKSKRAMLCASITAVLAVSSLAVYAQDGIKGIEEANGKVRGYFGVGCDLMYAVGGVLGLIGAVRVYQKWSNGAPETGSIAAAWFGSCVFLVIVATVLKSFFGIQ; encoded by the coding sequence ATGAAAGTGTGCGTTGTGAATTGCTTTGAAAAAAGCAAAAGGGCGATGCTATGCGCATCCATCACTGCGGTATTAGCAGTAAGTAGTCTGGCAGTGTATGCACAGGATGGCATTAAAGGCATTGAGGAAGCAAACGGGAAAGTACGTGGCTACTTCGGTGTAGGCTGCGACCTGATGTATGCAGTAGGTGGTGTTTTGGGCCTGATCGGTGCTGTTCGGGTTTATCAGAAGTGGAGCAATGGAGCGCCTGAAACGGGTTCTATTGCCGCTGCATGGTTTGGTAGCTGTGTGTTTCTCGTTATCGTGGCTACTGTATTGAAATCCTTTTTCGGCATCCAGTAA
- a CDS encoding J domain-containing protein, whose product MKYFNECQTLEEVKALYKKLAKENHPDAGGDTATMQAINTEYAYACAVIAKGASMSDAEADEEIRLSEEYRQIIEAIINLPGIVIELVGRWLWISGNTYPVRKELSTAELTYHGKKKVWYYSPDEYKKRGTNKSLDEIKAKYGSEQITARNNSKVLKG is encoded by the coding sequence ATGAAATACTTTAATGAATGTCAAACCTTAGAAGAAGTAAAAGCACTTTATAAAAAATTAGCCAAAGAGAATCACCCGGACGCGGGAGGTGATACAGCTACCATGCAGGCAATTAATACAGAATACGCGTATGCCTGTGCAGTCATTGCTAAAGGTGCGAGCATGTCAGATGCAGAGGCAGACGAAGAAATAAGACTATCAGAAGAATACCGCCAGATTATAGAAGCCATTATCAACCTCCCCGGTATCGTCATTGAACTGGTAGGCCGTTGGCTGTGGATAAGTGGTAACACTTACCCCGTACGCAAAGAATTGAGCACAGCGGAATTAACCTATCACGGTAAAAAGAAAGTATGGTACTACAGTCCGGACGAATACAAGAAAAGGGGGACTAATAAAAGCCTTGATGAAATTAAAGCCAAGTATGGCAGCGAACAGATTACAGCACGCAACAACAGTAAGGTTCTAAAAGGATAA
- a CDS encoding TerB family tellurite resistance protein, whose amino-acid sequence MRKIVLFVLLSVCLSKAQAQSFEVQQLILNVEKLAQLKQILTDLKDGYEIVSKGYNAVRDVSKGNFDLHSVFLDGLMQVSPTVRRYRKVAEITGFQVRIVKEYKTAYRVFLRSNLFNSAEIGYLNKVYDNLFQKSLKHLDDLTTVITAGQLRMSDDERLQAIDGIYDQMQDKLSFLRHFNNSTGILAVQRSKQQSEVSRLQKLFDVKK is encoded by the coding sequence ATGCGAAAGATAGTATTATTTGTTTTGCTGTCTGTTTGCTTATCCAAAGCACAGGCGCAATCTTTTGAAGTGCAGCAGTTGATTCTGAACGTTGAAAAATTGGCGCAATTAAAACAGATTTTAACTGATCTGAAAGATGGGTATGAGATAGTGAGTAAAGGGTATAATGCTGTTCGTGATGTTTCTAAGGGAAATTTCGATTTGCACAGTGTTTTTCTGGATGGACTGATGCAGGTTAGCCCTACAGTTCGCAGGTACAGGAAGGTTGCTGAAATTACAGGTTTTCAGGTACGTATTGTAAAAGAGTATAAAACGGCTTACCGTGTTTTTTTACGCAGTAATCTTTTCAACTCTGCTGAAATCGGTTATTTGAATAAAGTGTATGATAACCTTTTCCAGAAGTCATTGAAGCACCTCGATGATCTTACTACAGTAATTACGGCAGGGCAGCTGCGTATGTCTGATGATGAACGGTTGCAGGCTATAGATGGCATCTATGATCAGATGCAGGATAAGCTAAGTTTTCTTAGGCATTTCAATAACAGTACTGGCATACTTGCCGTGCAGCGTTCAAAACAACAGAGCGAAGTAAGCCGTTTGCAGAAGCTGTTTGATGTTAAGAAATAA
- a CDS encoding DUF4133 domain-containing protein, whose protein sequence is MANSVYVINKGVNKSIEFKGLRAQYIWYLGGGIVALLVLFAILYIIGVPSFICIGIAVVTGAFLFMQVYKLSNKYGEHGMMKQVAKRSIPTLIKCNDRKVFKKPPVNS, encoded by the coding sequence ATGGCAAACAGTGTCTATGTAATTAACAAGGGTGTCAATAAGAGTATTGAGTTCAAAGGTCTTCGTGCGCAATATATCTGGTATCTCGGCGGTGGCATTGTGGCATTACTGGTGCTGTTCGCCATACTCTACATTATCGGCGTTCCCTCCTTTATCTGTATTGGCATTGCAGTGGTAACTGGCGCTTTCCTCTTCATGCAGGTGTATAAGCTAAGTAATAAATATGGTGAGCATGGCATGATGAAACAGGTTGCCAAAAGAAGTATTCCCACACTGATAAAATGCAATGATAGAAAGGTATTCAAGAAGCCGCCGGTGAACAGCTAA
- a CDS encoding conjugal transfer protein TraI: MKKLLLLIIIAGMAAVAPLEKAHAQLAIAEVIKAGVKKVVKAVDLKIQRLQNETIWLQNAQKAVENTMSQLKLSEISDWVGRQRTLYADYFQELYKVKSLITYYHRIREITGMQVSIVQEYGRAWSIIKQDTHFTTDEITYMEKVYGGILDATVKNIDQLSLVINSFTTQMSDAKRLEMINNCASEVEQNYSDLKQFNSDNAMVSIRRARDLQDAITLKKLYGLTNP, from the coding sequence ATGAAAAAGTTATTACTGCTGATCATTATAGCAGGTATGGCTGCTGTTGCTCCATTGGAGAAAGCGCATGCGCAACTTGCTATTGCGGAAGTCATTAAAGCGGGTGTTAAAAAGGTGGTTAAAGCTGTTGATCTGAAAATTCAGCGCCTACAGAATGAAACGATCTGGTTACAGAATGCGCAAAAAGCGGTTGAGAATACCATGTCACAGTTGAAGTTGTCTGAAATTTCTGATTGGGTTGGCAGGCAGCGAACCTTATATGCCGATTACTTTCAGGAATTATATAAGGTGAAAAGCTTGATTACCTATTACCACCGTATTCGTGAAATTACTGGCATGCAGGTTAGCATTGTTCAGGAATATGGCAGAGCATGGAGTATCATTAAGCAGGATACACATTTTACCACTGACGAAATTACTTACATGGAAAAGGTGTACGGTGGCATTCTTGATGCTACGGTAAAGAATATCGATCAGCTTTCTCTTGTCATTAATTCCTTCACTACGCAAATGTCTGATGCAAAGCGTTTGGAAATGATTAATAACTGTGCATCAGAGGTGGAGCAGAACTATAGCGATCTAAAGCAGTTCAATTCGGACAATGCTATGGTTAGCATCAGGCGTGCCCGCGATTTACAGGATGCGATTACTCTTAAGAAGCTCTATGGACTGACTAATCCTTAA
- a CDS encoding AraC family transcriptional regulator codes for MTITSTTRGQLNFVSAVPERLGYLKIPGSQMLHAEESFANIFYQKYQTADYSFWLSAYTAKEDHVMYIHRDGPMIGFKVMLKQNMRYTCETGEIYFKQGQFLFAQVPYIDSLFSLKQGREYFVFDMALTVDFLRRLNLQVKSLDRFLDSTQDGKMRFLLNNTMNSSIVLLDSIEYLRHHPADRQAAAKVVEALFSTVTEGKSQDLPEYKIERMYEAREIIRFDITRHITIPNLAHMVGTNSRDLKTDFVKVFSIPPGQYLQYERMKAAKQLLLNEPDLTVNEIAVRVGFKNSAAFDPAFKDNVGTTPSEFRRSNGA; via the coding sequence ATGACCATAACATCAACGACCCGTGGGCAGTTAAACTTTGTATCTGCCGTGCCCGAACGACTTGGCTACCTTAAAATTCCCGGCAGTCAGATGCTGCATGCGGAAGAATCCTTTGCTAACATATTCTATCAGAAGTACCAGACTGCCGACTATTCATTCTGGCTGAGTGCTTATACAGCCAAAGAAGATCATGTGATGTATATTCACCGCGATGGCCCTATGATCGGCTTTAAGGTAATGCTGAAGCAGAATATGCGCTATACCTGTGAAACCGGAGAAATTTACTTTAAGCAGGGCCAGTTTCTCTTTGCGCAGGTTCCTTACATAGATAGCTTGTTTTCATTAAAACAAGGCCGGGAGTATTTTGTATTTGATATGGCGCTGACAGTGGACTTTCTCAGACGCCTGAATTTGCAGGTTAAGTCTTTAGATAGATTTCTGGATAGTACACAGGATGGAAAAATGCGCTTTCTGTTAAATAACACAATGAATAGCAGTATTGTGCTGCTGGATTCTATAGAGTATCTGCGCCATCATCCGGCAGACAGACAGGCCGCAGCAAAGGTTGTCGAAGCGCTTTTCAGTACAGTAACGGAGGGTAAATCGCAGGACTTGCCGGAGTACAAAATAGAGCGGATGTATGAGGCCAGAGAGATAATAAGATTTGATATAACACGCCATATTACAATCCCCAATCTGGCCCATATGGTAGGTACAAACTCCCGTGATCTAAAAACAGACTTTGTAAAGGTGTTTTCTATACCACCCGGACAATACCTGCAATATGAGCGTATGAAGGCTGCTAAACAACTTCTACTTAATGAACCGGATTTAACCGTGAATGAGATAGCGGTAAGGGTAGGTTTTAAAAATTCCGCAGCTTTTGACCCCGCCTTTAAAGATAATGTTGGGACAACTCCTTCTGAGTTTCGTAGGAGTAATGGCGCTTAG
- a CDS encoding RteC domain-containing protein, whose product MATIQQEEHYVLKVHDRSIKAVRNAMELLRTNIIENPFTNDQEEIVFFKEVKPLFCSQMMYHVKRYRMESRKPAGSVEAKLKFLQAELQEIDAFFAGHINFFEYHRSASTAMDEKYFIRGRQDEHFSIEVQYLCSDLSFSTGYDLLLSRMLANEMLTQEINESIYELQHNPHAEGKGGSFVKTVLEKGKGFVQTSYRGSELYVFLRSLVDAEGVINHTYKSFFELIVPGIANKQSRTFTPSSLLKYSDKVDMETRDNVKRLLQKMIRNVDSY is encoded by the coding sequence TTGGCTACTATTCAGCAGGAAGAACATTATGTCTTAAAAGTTCACGACCGCAGCATTAAAGCTGTACGCAATGCTATGGAGCTATTACGGACAAACATCATTGAAAACCCATTTACAAACGATCAGGAGGAAATCGTCTTTTTCAAAGAAGTAAAACCCCTTTTTTGCAGCCAGATGATGTACCATGTAAAACGCTACCGTATGGAAAGCCGGAAGCCCGCCGGTAGTGTGGAGGCTAAGTTAAAGTTTCTCCAAGCGGAGTTGCAGGAGATAGACGCGTTCTTTGCCGGTCACATTAATTTTTTTGAGTACCACCGCAGCGCTTCTACTGCTATGGATGAGAAGTATTTTATACGTGGGCGGCAGGATGAACATTTTTCGATTGAAGTGCAGTATCTGTGTAGTGACCTCTCTTTTAGTACGGGGTACGATTTGCTGCTATCCAGGATGCTGGCAAATGAAATGCTTACACAGGAAATAAATGAATCAATCTATGAGCTGCAACACAATCCCCATGCAGAAGGCAAAGGGGGAAGCTTTGTGAAGACAGTGTTAGAGAAGGGGAAAGGATTTGTACAGACTTCATATCGCGGTTCTGAATTATATGTTTTCCTGCGTTCGCTGGTAGATGCTGAGGGGGTCATCAATCATACCTACAAAAGCTTTTTTGAACTTATCGTGCCCGGTATTGCTAATAAACAGTCCCGCACATTTACTCCCTCCAGTTTATTAAAATACAGTGATAAAGTAGATATGGAAACGCGCGATAACGTAAAACGTCTGTTACAAAAAATGATACGAAATGTAGATTCTTACTAA
- the traM gene encoding conjugative transposon protein TraM: MQSQNTKQALSAKTERQRKFLLFFPLFSFPLFTFVLWSLGVIVPVDSTAQTEQAHKGINMTLPDASIKDEKNLTKLSFYEQAERDSAKWKAQAKNDPYYKLPDSDLLTDTAAGRPFSTGTHLSYDPSPYGQPGYKNDKEAKVYEKIAALNRQLEQSASDSQPTAVKASPSPGMSAGGMTTADVDRLEGMMRSMAEGKEEDPELKQLNGMLESILDIQHPERVQEKIRKNSVRNKEKVFPVNRQKQQTISLLQSPSTPQLLPDTLVRKDSTALTVSPLAQSNAFFSLDEDTDTGGDLPTAIEAVVHATQTIVSGATIKLRLTTDVYINGLFIPSGSFVYGAAALNGERLTVNIKSVAYKNNILPVALSVYDMDGMEGLYMPGAIARDVMKQSTDQTIQGIGLTSLDPSLAAQATSAGIGAAKSLLSKKVKLVRVTIKEGYKVLLRDNNVQ, encoded by the coding sequence ATGCAATCTCAGAATACCAAACAGGCTTTATCTGCCAAGACAGAACGCCAAAGGAAATTTTTGCTGTTCTTTCCACTATTTTCTTTTCCGCTGTTCACATTTGTTTTATGGTCACTCGGTGTCATTGTACCTGTTGATTCAACGGCCCAGACGGAACAAGCGCATAAAGGCATCAATATGACTTTGCCGGATGCCAGTATCAAAGATGAAAAGAATCTTACAAAGCTTAGTTTTTATGAACAGGCTGAAAGGGATTCTGCCAAATGGAAGGCACAGGCTAAAAATGACCCGTATTACAAGCTTCCTGATTCGGATTTATTGACTGATACTGCCGCTGGTCGTCCGTTTTCAACCGGCACCCATTTATCTTATGATCCTTCACCTTACGGACAACCCGGTTATAAGAATGATAAAGAAGCAAAGGTGTATGAAAAAATAGCGGCGCTTAATCGCCAATTAGAGCAGTCCGCAAGTGATTCTCAACCTACGGCTGTAAAAGCTTCGCCTTCGCCGGGTATGTCTGCCGGTGGCATGACTACTGCCGATGTTGACAGGCTCGAAGGCATGATGCGTTCGATGGCTGAGGGTAAAGAAGAAGACCCGGAATTGAAGCAGCTCAATGGAATGTTAGAATCCATTCTGGATATACAACACCCGGAGCGCGTACAGGAGAAGATCAGGAAGAACTCAGTTCGCAATAAGGAAAAGGTTTTTCCGGTTAACCGCCAGAAACAGCAGACAATTTCTTTATTGCAGTCTCCATCGACACCGCAGCTGCTCCCGGATACCCTTGTGAGGAAAGATAGTACTGCTCTGACGGTTAGCCCGCTGGCGCAGTCCAATGCTTTTTTCTCACTGGATGAGGATACGGATACCGGAGGTGATTTGCCAACTGCCATTGAGGCCGTTGTTCACGCTACCCAAACCATTGTGTCAGGTGCCACTATCAAATTACGTCTTACTACGGACGTATATATAAATGGACTGTTTATCCCTTCCGGAAGTTTTGTGTACGGTGCAGCAGCACTAAATGGTGAACGGCTTACAGTCAATATAAAATCTGTTGCATATAAAAATAATATCCTGCCTGTAGCGCTTTCGGTTTATGATATGGATGGTATGGAAGGTTTGTACATGCCGGGGGCTATAGCAAGGGATGTTATGAAACAGTCAACTGATCAGACTATTCAAGGCATCGGCCTCACTTCTTTAGACCCCTCTCTGGCCGCGCAGGCTACTTCTGCCGGAATTGGTGCTGCCAAAAGTCTGCTTAGTAAGAAGGTTAAGCTGGTTCGTGTAACAATCAAAGAAGGGTATAAGGTACTTCTTAGGGATAATAATGTTCAGTAA
- a CDS encoding TraG family conjugative transposon ATPase → MEKWLKDVLPIMDVEHDCIVSKQGDITVAFHCSLPEIFSLSNEDYETLHQGIIKAIKVLPKFTVFQKQDWFVQSKYKADFTKEDTSFLSRSSESYFNERPYLDHTCYILLTKKPDGRKVGSSLFSNLLRPSLAPEQTISAVMLQDFLDSVGQFKRILEDTGFIKLQRLCNGDLLSQERKIGLIEKYCFLSERDDSFLVKDIELKNGLRVGDQHAQLYTLSAGEDLPAMCGSRINYDKYSTDKTKFSIGFVSTLGQLLPCNHIYSQYLFIEDSAKTMKKLESKRLRLQSLAAYSRENAISRDAVNAFLNEAISEQRLPVKAHFNVLVWTDKEAELKDLKNMVSSALAQMDAVAKQETAGAAQIFWSGIPGNAGDFPLNDTFDTFAEQAACFLNMESNYRSSISPVGLRMGDRLTGRPVHVDISDEPILKGVCTNRNKFILGPSGSGKSFFTNHMVRSYYEQGAHIVLVDVGHSYKGLCDMVDGYYFTYDEKHPIKFNPFYIGEGDSLDTEKKESIKALLLALWKKDTEPFTRSEYVALSNALQLYYDKLDKDSSIFPCFNSFYDFLRQDFVEVLKLERVKEKDFDIDNFLYVLRPYYSNGEFDYLLNATENLDILQQRLVIYELDAIKDHPILFPIASLICMSVFINKMRKLKGVRKMILIEEAWKALMKEGFAEYIKYLFKTVRKYFGEAIVVTQEVEDIISSPIVKQAIINNSDCKILLDQSKYQNKFSQIQELLGLTEKEKALVLSVNKANDPALKYKEVFISLGGQLSKVYRTEVSTEEYLAYTTEESEKVKVGQYTAKYGSIQKGIAMLAAEMRSKR, encoded by the coding sequence ATGGAAAAGTGGTTGAAAGATGTATTACCCATTATGGACGTAGAACATGATTGCATTGTGTCTAAACAAGGAGATATTACAGTAGCCTTTCATTGTAGCCTCCCTGAAATATTCTCCCTCTCTAATGAAGATTATGAAACGCTGCATCAGGGAATTATTAAGGCTATTAAGGTGCTGCCTAAGTTTACAGTTTTCCAGAAGCAGGATTGGTTTGTACAGTCTAAGTATAAGGCCGACTTTACTAAAGAGGATACCAGTTTTTTAAGCCGTAGTAGTGAATCCTATTTCAACGAACGGCCTTACCTCGATCATACCTGTTATATCCTGCTTACGAAAAAGCCAGACGGAAGGAAAGTTGGGAGTTCTCTTTTTTCCAACCTGTTGCGTCCCTCACTGGCACCTGAACAGACTATTAGCGCAGTTATGCTGCAAGACTTTCTGGACAGCGTTGGTCAGTTTAAACGGATACTGGAAGATACCGGCTTTATTAAGTTACAGCGTTTGTGTAATGGTGATTTGTTGAGCCAAGAACGAAAAATTGGCCTGATTGAAAAGTATTGCTTCTTGTCGGAAAGGGATGATTCTTTTTTGGTAAAGGATATAGAGTTAAAGAACGGTCTGCGTGTGGGCGATCAGCATGCGCAGCTTTATACGCTATCCGCCGGGGAAGATTTGCCTGCTATGTGTGGTTCCCGTATTAATTACGATAAGTATTCAACAGACAAGACCAAGTTTTCAATAGGCTTTGTATCTACGTTGGGGCAGCTCCTTCCGTGTAATCATATCTATAGTCAGTACCTGTTTATAGAAGATAGTGCAAAGACTATGAAAAAGCTGGAAAGTAAGCGGCTTCGTTTGCAGTCACTGGCAGCTTACTCACGGGAAAATGCTATATCAAGGGATGCCGTAAATGCCTTTCTTAACGAGGCTATCAGTGAACAACGCCTGCCGGTAAAAGCTCATTTCAATGTACTGGTCTGGACGGATAAGGAAGCTGAGTTGAAAGACCTGAAAAACATGGTATCCTCGGCGCTAGCCCAGATGGATGCTGTAGCGAAACAGGAAACAGCAGGTGCAGCACAGATATTCTGGTCAGGTATTCCGGGGAATGCAGGCGATTTTCCGCTGAATGATACGTTCGACACATTTGCGGAGCAGGCGGCCTGCTTTCTTAATATGGAGAGCAATTACCGTTCTTCTATCAGCCCGGTGGGTCTTCGTATGGGTGACCGGTTAACCGGGAGGCCAGTGCATGTTGATATATCAGACGAGCCGATTTTAAAGGGTGTCTGCACAAATAGGAACAAGTTTATTCTTGGCCCGTCTGGTTCTGGTAAAAGCTTTTTTACAAACCATATGGTTCGTAGCTATTACGAACAGGGGGCGCATATAGTTCTTGTTGATGTAGGCCATTCTTATAAGGGGCTTTGTGATATGGTGGATGGTTACTACTTCACTTACGATGAAAAGCACCCCATAAAATTCAATCCTTTTTATATCGGTGAGGGTGATAGTCTTGATACCGAAAAGAAAGAAAGTATTAAGGCGCTGTTGCTCGCCTTATGGAAAAAGGATACAGAACCTTTTACACGTAGTGAGTATGTAGCGTTATCCAATGCACTGCAATTGTACTATGATAAGCTGGATAAGGATAGCAGCATTTTTCCTTGCTTCAATAGCTTTTATGATTTCCTCAGACAGGACTTTGTGGAAGTTCTGAAACTGGAAAGGGTAAAGGAAAAGGATTTTGACATAGACAACTTTCTTTATGTACTTCGTCCTTATTACAGCAACGGTGAGTTTGATTACCTGCTGAATGCAACGGAGAATCTTGATATACTGCAACAACGACTGGTAATCTACGAGCTGGATGCAATTAAAGACCATCCCATACTTTTTCCAATTGCTTCGCTTATCTGTATGTCCGTATTCATTAACAAGATGCGTAAACTCAAAGGAGTGCGTAAGATGATTTTGATTGAGGAAGCGTGGAAAGCATTAATGAAAGAGGGGTTTGCTGAATATATCAAGTATCTGTTTAAAACGGTTCGTAAGTATTTCGGGGAGGCTATTGTAGTTACTCAGGAGGTGGAGGATATTATTTCTTCTCCTATTGTAAAGCAGGCCATTATCAATAATAGTGATTGTAAAATACTGCTAGACCAATCTAAGTATCAGAACAAATTTTCGCAGATACAGGAGTTGCTGGGGCTTACAGAAAAAGAAAAGGCGCTGGTGTTATCTGTTAATAAAGCCAATGACCCGGCGCTAAAGTATAAAGAGGTCTTTATTTCTCTTGGCGGTCAATTGTCGAAAGTCTATCGAACGGAAGTGTCCACAGAAGAGTATCTGGCTTACACAACAGAAGAGAGCGAAAAAGTAAAGGTTGGACAGTATACTGCCAAATACGGAAGCATACAGAAAGGTATAGCCATGCTGGCCGCAGAAATGCGAAGTAAGCGCTAA
- the traK gene encoding conjugative transposon protein TraK, which yields MFTKFKQIDSAFKAVRLFMMVVVACCIALCGFALYKSYELAAITQNKIYVLANGKILEAVAGDKKDNVAVEVRDHVKTFHSSFFTLDPDERVIQDNITKALYLADGTARKQYDNLRESNYYSNLISANISQRITIDSVDLNLNVYPYYFRCYATQKIVRTTSVLYRNLVTEGYARDVSRSDHNPHGFLIEKWNTLANVDVKIETR from the coding sequence ATGTTTACAAAATTCAAGCAGATAGACAGTGCTTTTAAAGCCGTGCGCTTATTTATGATGGTGGTAGTGGCTTGCTGCATTGCTTTGTGTGGTTTCGCGCTGTATAAAAGTTATGAACTGGCTGCCATTACGCAGAATAAGATATATGTATTGGCTAACGGAAAAATTCTGGAAGCGGTAGCCGGTGATAAAAAAGATAATGTTGCTGTAGAGGTGCGCGATCACGTTAAGACCTTCCATAGCTCCTTTTTTACACTTGACCCGGACGAACGGGTAATACAGGATAATATTACCAAAGCTCTGTATCTGGCTGACGGAACAGCGCGCAAGCAATATGATAATCTTCGTGAGAGTAATTATTATTCCAATCTTATATCTGCCAATATAAGCCAGCGCATAACAATTGATAGCGTGGACTTGAACCTCAATGTTTATCCGTATTACTTCCGGTGTTATGCAACTCAAAAGATTGTCCGTACTACCAGTGTGCTTTACCGCAATCTCGTAACCGAAGGGTATGCGAGGGATGTTAGCCGCTCTGATCATAACCCCCACGGTTTTCTGATTGAAAAGTGGAATACACTCGCAAATGTGGATGTGAAAATTGAAACAAGGTAA
- a CDS encoding BAR domain-containing protein: MNKGNMMTAIVDACTYINAALARVVRKSKEAGMFTDAENNYIISVFGEMTKEGNQYIDKVKELLAPKQPIPEDELLSTLTRMYTIMRGYSNRVKKFEKDFDTLIKKRSKRLTDIDEIQRVFKTKPSVTETLT, encoded by the coding sequence ATGAACAAAGGAAATATGATGACGGCTATTGTGGATGCCTGCACTTATATCAATGCTGCGTTGGCAAGAGTGGTAAGAAAATCCAAAGAGGCTGGAATGTTCACCGATGCAGAAAACAACTATATCATTTCTGTTTTTGGTGAAATGACTAAAGAGGGAAATCAATACATAGATAAAGTAAAAGAGTTGCTGGCACCTAAACAGCCGATTCCAGAAGATGAACTGCTGTCAACCTTAACCCGCATGTACACTATCATGCGTGGTTATTCCAATCGGGTTAAGAAGTTTGAAAAGGACTTCGATACCCTAATTAAAAAGCGAAGCAAACGCCTTACAGATATAGATGAGATTCAGAGGGTTTTCAAAACCAAACCATCCGTAACCGAAACGCTTACTTAA
- the traJ gene encoding conjugative transposon protein TraJ — translation MKMSVRIMLCMIVGMSLPFITHAQSDGSLAGDIKSLHTVLEKLQDEMLPMCEKLIGVGRGIGGFAALWYIASRVWRHIANAESIDFYPLFRPFVVGAAIVMFPAVLNIIGTVMKPTVSGTAAMVSNSDKAIADLLKQKEEAIKNCDFYDMYVGEDGQGDIDKWYKYTHPEDTEGSAGDGIFASIGNDVRFAMAKASYNFRNSIKAFMAEVLQLLFAAASLCINTMRTFNLVLLAIIGPLVFGISIFDGFQHTLKQWLARYLNVFLWLPVANIFGAVIGKIQENMLKIDISQINQTGDTFFSRTDAGYLIFMVIGIVGYFTVPTVAGQIIHVDGRDNFTGKVTGNAGGSVSMASGVAGLK, via the coding sequence ATGAAAATGAGTGTTAGAATCATGCTTTGCATGATAGTAGGGATGAGTTTACCTTTTATCACCCATGCGCAGAGCGATGGTAGCTTGGCTGGAGATATTAAAAGTCTCCACACGGTTCTTGAAAAATTGCAGGATGAAATGTTGCCTATGTGCGAAAAGCTGATTGGCGTTGGCCGTGGAATCGGAGGCTTCGCAGCCCTGTGGTATATCGCTTCGCGGGTATGGCGGCACATTGCTAATGCAGAAAGCATAGACTTCTATCCGTTATTCCGTCCTTTTGTGGTGGGTGCTGCTATCGTAATGTTTCCTGCCGTCCTTAATATTATCGGTACAGTAATGAAGCCTACTGTGTCTGGAACAGCAGCTATGGTGAGCAATTCTGACAAGGCAATTGCTGATCTCTTAAAGCAAAAAGAAGAGGCTATCAAAAACTGTGACTTCTACGATATGTATGTAGGTGAAGATGGGCAGGGGGATATTGATAAGTGGTATAAATACACTCACCCGGAAGATACGGAGGGTAGTGCTGGTGATGGGATTTTTGCCAGCATTGGCAATGATGTAAGGTTTGCAATGGCTAAAGCATCTTATAATTTCCGCAATTCAATTAAAGCTTTTATGGCGGAAGTACTGCAACTTCTGTTTGCCGCGGCTTCGCTTTGTATAAATACTATGAGGACGTTTAATCTTGTTCTCCTTGCAATAATTGGCCCTTTAGTATTTGGGATAAGCATTTTCGATGGGTTTCAGCATACGCTGAAACAATGGTTAGCCCGCTATCTGAATGTGTTTCTCTGGCTACCTGTAGCCAATATTTTCGGCGCTGTGATAGGAAAGATTCAGGAGAACATGCTAAAGATTGATATATCACAGATAAATCAAACCGGAGATACTTTTTTCAGCAGGACAGATGCAGGTTATCTGATTTTCATGGTTATAGGTATCGTAGGATATTTTACTGTTCCCACTGTAGCAGGCCAGATTATCCACGTTGACGGCAGGGATAATTTCACAGGGAAGGTAACAGGTAATGCTGGTGGAAGTGTTTCAATGGCTTCGGGTGTTGCTGGTCTTAAATAG